The Gammaproteobacteria bacterium genome contains the following window.
TCACCCTAGTATTAATTGACCTTGATCACTTTAAAGCAATTAATGATAACTACGGCCATACTGGCGGTGACGAAGCACTTCGTGTCTTTTGCCAAAAGGTTCTCGCTATATTCAGACATCATGACATGGTCGCTCGCTATGGCGGTGAAGAATTCGCCGTGATCTTACCTAACACTAATCATGAAGGCGCCGTACGCGCTCTTATCAAGGTTAGACAAGCCGCCGCAGAAACAACTATCAAGTTCAACGACGTCGAATTTCCACTCACTACTTTTTCCGCCGGCGTCACCATGTATCGCCCTGGCGAAACACCTAGCAGCCTGATCGAACGTGCCGATATCGCACTTTATCGTGCCAAGAGTCTTGGCAGGAATCGCATCGAAACCGAACACTTTGACGGTGCTGATTCCTAAAGAGCCTCTGATTAAATCTGAACTACTACACCTAATGGCTAAGGAGCCAACAATTCCCTCGTATCAATTCCCTAAACAAGGCAGCCCAGCCCGCTGCTTTAACTTTTTGCCCATTAACTCCAACAGTTTATCTAATATCGCGTTGAGACTTGCACCACGCAGTGTGCGCGTTTTCTCACTCTGGACTTCCCAGCCTTTACTAGACACTGGTTGATTCCAAAAAATACGCCTCTTCATATTTAGCAGGTGATATGCTACCTGTATGCGTATGGCGCTTTATTGAATTGTAGAACATCTCGATAAAATTAAATATCTCAGTTTTCGCTTCATCCCTTGTCGAATATATCTTGCGTTTCGTGACGCGCTTTTTAAAGGTCGCAAAAAAACGTCATAAGAATAAAAATACGGCACCACTCAAATTCCATAGCACCCAAATAGCTAGCCATTATGGCGTACTTCTACTACTGTTTTTTTTAAATCTTATTGGCTTTGCGGCTTCGCTCACCGCAGTCGTATACACCTTAGAATAGCAGCCCATTTTGCATTGAAATCAGGTAGTATTGTTTGTTCTACTTGGTTTGCGAGTTAACTCATCGTGGATAAAACACAGCTAATTTCAGCCCTCAGTCAAATAATATCTGGCAATGCCGTGTTGCATCAACAAGAAGATCTGCACCCCTATGAGTGCGATGGGCTATCGGCCTATCGCCAACTGCCGCTGGTTGTCGTGTTACCTTCGAGTATTAAACAAGTTCAAGCCATATTGAAACTTTGCTATCAACAAAAAATTCCCGTCGTTGCCAGAGGAGCAGGCACAGGATTATCAGGCGGCGCCTTGCCACATAAAGATGGCGTCTTGCTAAGCCTGGCGAAATTCAAACAAATCCTGGCAATTAATCCACAACGCCAAACCGCCGTCGTACAGCCAGGCGTACCTAATCTCGCCATCTCTGAAGCAACGAAGCCTTACGGCCTTTATTACGCACCTGACCCATCATCACAGATCGCCTGCACTATCGGTGGCAATGTCGCGGAAAATTCCGGTGGCGTGCATTGCCTTAAATATGGCCTCACCGTGCATAATATTCAGCAACTTAAAGTCATCACTATAGATGGTGAATTACTCACTATTGGTGGTACTGGCCTCGATTCGGCAGGCTTTGATCTACTTGCACTGATGACGGGATCTGAAGGCATGCTTGCTGTGATTGTCGAAGTTACTGTTAAGCTACTGCCTATTCCAGAACGCGCTCAAGTCATACTCGCCGCTTTTGATGATGTCGTTAAAGCAGGTACAGCGGTCAGTAATATTATCTCCGCAGGGATTATTCCAGCCGGTTTGGAAATGATGGATAAACTGGCTATTCAAGCGGCAGAGGATTTTGTCCACGCAGGTTATCCCACCGATGCCGAGGCAATTTTATTATGTGAAGTCGATGGCACTAACGCCGAAGTATCCGAACATATTTTTAAAGTACGTGAAATTTTAACCCAAAGCGGCGCAACTGAAGTGCGAACGGCTAAAGATGAGGCAGAACGCATACTCTTCTGGAAAGGCCGTAAAGCAGCTTTCCCTGCCGTTGGCCGTATTGCACCGGATTATTATTGTATGGATGGCACCATACCGCGCAAACAATTACCTCATGTGTTAAAAACCATCAGTGAGTTATCAGCCGAATACAAATTAGCGGTTGCCAATGTCTTTCACGCCGGCGATGGTAATTTACATCCCTTAATTCTTTATGATGCCAATAATCCAGGCGAGTTAGAACGTACCGAAGAATTTGGTGGCAAAATTCTGCAACTCTGTGTTGATGTCGGTGGCACAATCACCGGTGAGCATGGTGTCGGCATGGAAAAAATCAATCAAATGTGTGTGCAGTTTAATAGTGAGGAGCTGACACAGTTTCATGCCATCAAATTCGCCTTTGATAAAAAAGGCCTGCTTAACCCAGGTAAAGCCGTGCCAACACTGCATCGCTGCGCCGAGTTTGGCGCCATGCATGTCCATAAAGGCAAGTTACCTTTCCCCGAACTCGAGCGCTTTTAGTCCACATGCCTGCACAAGATATCAGCCTGGAATTACAGGCACGCGTTAACGATGCCATTGAAAACAATACGGCTTTGTCTATTCAAGGTGGTAACAGTAAATCGTTTTACGGACGCAGTGCGACGGGTGAAATATTCAATGTTAGCGGTAACGAAGGCATTATTCACTATGAAGCCACCGAGCTGGTCATCACTGCACGCGCAGGCACACCCCTCGTAGAAATTGAGCAAGCCCTGGCAGCCAACAATCAGCACCTTGCGTTTGAACCACCGCACTATGGCAATAACGCCACTTTGGGTGGCACTATTGCTTGCAATCTATCAGGCCCACGACGCGCCGCAGCAGGTGCCGCGCGCGACTTTGTACTTGGCTGTAAAATTCTTAATGGCAAAGGCGAAATTATTGCCTTCGGTGGTGAAGTCATGAAGAATGTCGCCGGCTATGATGTGTCGCGACTAATGACTGGCGCCCTGGGCACTTTAGGAGTGCTATTAGAAATCTCGTTGAAAGTATTACCTAAACCTGAGGCCGAAATCACACTCACATTAGAATACGATACCAAAAAAGCCTTAGCCAAACTCAATCGGCTTAGCCAAATCAACCTGCCAATTAGCGCCAGCTGTTATGACGGCGACCGCTTATTTCTTCGACTAAGCGGCACACAAGGTGCTGTTGACACTTGCAAGAAGGCGATTGGTGGCGAAATTTTTGCAGAAAATCAAATCCTCTGGCAAAAAATAAAAGAACAGCAACATGGTTTTTTTACTACAGAGAAACCACTCTGGCGCTTATCCGTAGCTGCCGACTCACCCTCGATGAATATAGAAGGAAAATACTTATACGAATGGAACGGCGCCTTACGTTGGTTAGTTTCCAATGCTCCAGCAGAGACCATACGTACTGCTGTGGAGAAATCAGGTGGCCATGCAACACGCTACCGTGGCCATAATAAAAATTGTGTGGATGCCTTTCATCCCTTGCCAACAAGTTTGCTCAGCATTCATAAAAAAATTAAGCAGGCTTTTGATCCTCTAGGCATCTTTAATCCTGGTCGCATGTACCCAAATTTATAACTAATATTATACTATGCAAACAAATCTCAGTGAGCACTATAAAAATACCCCTCTCGGCCAAGAAGCCGATGATATTTTACGCAGTTGTGTGCATTGTGGTTTTTGTATAGCAACTTGCCCTACTTATCAATTATTGGGTGATGAATTAGACAGCCCACGTGGCCGAATTTATTTAATCAAACAAATGTTAGAAGGCAGCGAAGTTACTCAAGCAACACAGTTGCATCTTGATCGTTGCCTGACTTGCCGTGCCTGTGAAACTACCTGCCCTTCTGGCGTTCGCTATGGACGTTTAGTCGATATTGGCCGTGAAATTATTGAAGAAAAAGTAACACGCAATATAGGCGATAAAATCCAACGCTATTTTCTACGCACGTTCATCGAGAGCCCAGGTTTATTTAAACTTGCTCTTCATGCAGGGCGATTCTTTAAACCGCTATTAACGCAAGCACTGCAACAAAAGATTCCGCTAAAACAAACCCCTTTACACCGTGTTAAGAATACACACTCACGCCGTATGTTAGTGTTGTCTGGCTGCGCTCAAAGTGTGATTACGCCAAACACCAACACCGCTGCGGCCAATGTATTGGATAAGCTGGGCATTGAACTGATTGAACCGCAACCTGCACAATGTTGTGGTTCTGTCAGCCATCATCTATCAGCCCCCAATGCTGCACACCAACATATGCGCAACCTGATTGATCAATGGTGGCCTTATGTCGAGCCCCCCTTTAAACACGAGGGTCAGACACAAAGTATCGAAGCCATCATCATCACTGCCAGCGGTTGTGGTGCAACCGTAAAAGAATATGGCGATATTTTAAAACACGACAATGCTTATGCTGAGAAAGCAAAGCGTATCAGTGAACTGGCAAAAGACTTATGCGAAGTAATTGTAAACGAGCCCCTAGGAAAACTTGCAAAAAACACAAAACCATTAAAAGTCGCATTCCATAGTCCTTGCACACTGCAACATGCACAACAATTAAACGGGGTGGTAGAGAAAATTTTAACTAAGACAGGCTTTCAACTGACAACCGTTACCGATTCACATCTATGCTGTGGCTCAGCGGGTACTTATTCAATTACGCAACCTAAGCTATCTCAACAACTGTTAAAAAATAAGCTCGATAATTTAGAAGATGAACAACCTGATGTTATCGTTACCGCGAATATTGGTTGCCAACTGCATATCCAAACAAAGGCAAAAACACCTGTTATGCATTGGATAGAGCTAATCAACACACCGCTGGAATAAACTGACCACAGATATATCATCTACTCTTTCGATAATTCAAAGCATACACAGCTACAAGGCTAATTAAACACTTAACTCAAGATAAGAACCTGTTTCCAAGCCATCAACAGTCCAACTTCCAACTGAATAACGAATCAGTCTCAATGTTGGATAACCCACCGCCGCTGTCATACGACGCACTTGCCGATTTCGCCCTTCTTTTATTTTTATCTCTAACCAGGAGGTAGCAATAGATTTTCTCTCGCGAATTGGTGGATTACGTGGCCATAGATTTGGTTCGTCAATCAATTTCACCTTGGCAGGCTTAGTCAAACCATCCTTGAGTTCTACCCCTGTACGCAGGGTGTCGATAGCCACATCATCAGGGAGGCCTTCAACTTGCACCCAATAGGTCTTGCTCATTTTATGTTTAGGCGAGGCGATTTTATCTTGTAACTCACCATCATCAGTTAGCACCAAGAGGCCTTCCGAGTCTTTATCCAGACGCCCCGCCACGTAGACATTGCGCACATCGATATATTCAGCCAGTGTTGCTTGATTTTTTTGGCCAGTGAATTGGCTCAGCACCGCAAAAGGTTTATTAAATAGAATTACTCTGGCCATTATATTTTTACGTCTTATTCGTTTATAACTTACTGCATAGTATGACAGTGAGGATGAATCTCAAACTTACCAGCTACTAGTGTCATGTCAACCGTATAATGATGGTCTCAGCGAGACGAGAAGCGGTCATGTGCAAGGCGCGCGAGTGTAGGGCTAGCCGTAGCTAATTCAAGCGAGCGGAACACAGCAGATGGCCGCTTCTCGTCTCGCCCGAAGGGAGCCATTCAAGCAGCCCAATGCGGCGTTGCACCCCAAGGGCACTTCCTGCGGGGCGCAGCCACTTGCAATAGAACAACTATTGCTGCATGGCTGCGCCTTGCCTTGGCCTGCTTGAATGGCTCTGAGACCGTCATTAT
Protein-coding sequences here:
- a CDS encoding GGDEF domain-containing protein, producing IQTTLSQQLNDAIRQSEQFGVLLELEREEVLRSETTENLSELKEVILSAVEKLIGGNRSLANKFDNTQNYLKILESNSQQLGDELARVHLLSMTDELTHLPNRRAFMRRLEDEIGRVQRYGYPLTLVLIDLDHFKAINDNYGHTGGDEALRVFCQKVLAIFRHHDMVARYGGEEFAVILPNTNHEGAVRALIKVRQAAAETTIKFNDVEFPLTTFSAGVTMYRPGETPSSLIERADIALYRAKSLGRNRIETEHFDGADS
- a CDS encoding IS3 family transposase, which produces MYSTRDEAKTEIFNFIEMFYNSIKRHTHTGSISPAKYEEAYFLESTSV
- a CDS encoding FAD-binding protein: MVDKTQLISALSQIISGNAVLHQQEDLHPYECDGLSAYRQLPLVVVLPSSIKQVQAILKLCYQQKIPVVARGAGTGLSGGALPHKDGVLLSLAKFKQILAINPQRQTAVVQPGVPNLAISEATKPYGLYYAPDPSSQIACTIGGNVAENSGGVHCLKYGLTVHNIQQLKVITIDGELLTIGGTGLDSAGFDLLALMTGSEGMLAVIVEVTVKLLPIPERAQVILAAFDDVVKAGTAVSNIISAGIIPAGLEMMDKLAIQAAEDFVHAGYPTDAEAILLCEVDGTNAEVSEHIFKVREILTQSGATEVRTAKDEAERILFWKGRKAAFPAVGRIAPDYYCMDGTIPRKQLPHVLKTISELSAEYKLAVANVFHAGDGNLHPLILYDANNPGELERTEEFGGKILQLCVDVGGTITGEHGVGMEKINQMCVQFNSEELTQFHAIKFAFDKKGLLNPGKAVPTLHRCAEFGAMHVHKGKLPFPELERF
- the glcE gene encoding glycolate oxidase subunit GlcE; its protein translation is MPAQDISLELQARVNDAIENNTALSIQGGNSKSFYGRSATGEIFNVSGNEGIIHYEATELVITARAGTPLVEIEQALAANNQHLAFEPPHYGNNATLGGTIACNLSGPRRAAAGAARDFVLGCKILNGKGEIIAFGGEVMKNVAGYDVSRLMTGALGTLGVLLEISLKVLPKPEAEITLTLEYDTKKALAKLNRLSQINLPISASCYDGDRLFLRLSGTQGAVDTCKKAIGGEIFAENQILWQKIKEQQHGFFTTEKPLWRLSVAADSPSMNIEGKYLYEWNGALRWLVSNAPAETIRTAVEKSGGHATRYRGHNKNCVDAFHPLPTSLLSIHKKIKQAFDPLGIFNPGRMYPNL
- the glcF gene encoding glycolate oxidase subunit GlcF, encoding MQTNLSEHYKNTPLGQEADDILRSCVHCGFCIATCPTYQLLGDELDSPRGRIYLIKQMLEGSEVTQATQLHLDRCLTCRACETTCPSGVRYGRLVDIGREIIEEKVTRNIGDKIQRYFLRTFIESPGLFKLALHAGRFFKPLLTQALQQKIPLKQTPLHRVKNTHSRRMLVLSGCAQSVITPNTNTAAANVLDKLGIELIEPQPAQCCGSVSHHLSAPNAAHQHMRNLIDQWWPYVEPPFKHEGQTQSIEAIIITASGCGATVKEYGDILKHDNAYAEKAKRISELAKDLCEVIVNEPLGKLAKNTKPLKVAFHSPCTLQHAQQLNGVVEKILTKTGFQLTTVTDSHLCCGSAGTYSITQPKLSQQLLKNKLDNLEDEQPDVIVTANIGCQLHIQTKAKTPVMHWIELINTPLE
- a CDS encoding pseudouridine synthase, whose amino-acid sequence is MARVILFNKPFAVLSQFTGQKNQATLAEYIDVRNVYVAGRLDKDSEGLLVLTDDGELQDKIASPKHKMSKTYWVQVEGLPDDVAIDTLRTGVELKDGLTKPAKVKLIDEPNLWPRNPPIRERKSIATSWLEIKIKEGRNRQVRRMTAAVGYPTLRLIRYSVGSWTVDGLETGSYLELSV